From Campylobacter pinnipediorum subsp. caledonicus:
CTATTAAGCCTTGATATGAGTTTTTTTAACAAATATAGAACTGGCGAATTAATGAGCAGAACAATGAATGATATTGAAAGAATTAGAACCATAGTATCTACAATGATACCTGAGTTCATAAGAGAAATTATAACCGCCATATCATTACTTTGTGTTGTTATATATCAAAGTCCAAGATTGGCATTTTTTGCTCTCATAGTACTTCCAGTTGCTGCATATCCCATAATAACTCTTGCAAAAAAAATGAAAAAAATCTCAAGAAAATCTCAAGAAAAAATATCAGATATAAGCTCGGCTTTAAATGAAATTTTTACAAATATTGAGATAATAAAAGCAAATAATGCACAAAGTTATGAGCATAAAAGATTTGCGGACGAAAATTTTAATTTTCTAAAAATAAACTTAAAAGCAACAAGAATAGAACAATTAGTAAGTCCTTTGATGGAGATGATAGGTTCTATAGGTGTTGCTATGGTTATAATTATAGGTGGTAAAGAGGTAATAAATGGCACTATTAGTATAGGATCGTTCTTTTCATTTTTATCTGCTCTTTTTATGCTTTATACCCCAATAAAAAGAGTTGTCGGAATTTATAGCAAACTACAAGATGCAATAGCGGCAAGTGAAAGAACATTTGAGCTAATAGATAAAAAAAGTTCAATGTTAGATGGCAATTTACAAATTCCAGACAAAATTAATAGTATAATTTTTGATAATGTTAGACTAAAATATGACAAAAAAGAGGTATTAAAAGGTATTAATTTTGAGGCAAAAACATCTGAAATGATAGCCTTTGTAGGCTCTAGCGGCGGTGGAAAAACATCAATTATAAACCTTCTTATGAGATTTTATGATACAAATAGTGGCAATATAAAAATAAACGGCATAAATTTAAAAAATTTTAGTATAAATTCAATTCGTGAAAAAATAGGACTTGTAACACAAAGAATATATATATTTAATGACACAATAGCAAATAATGTATCTTACGGAAAAGAATATAACGAAGAAGCTATCATAAATGCATTAAAAATGGCAA
This genomic window contains:
- a CDS encoding ABC transporter ATP-binding protein, producing the protein MKQLTLFQVLKRFKSYFKDYIPYFILAFIGMILASGGSAATAWLVQPVLDKIFVEKNKELLYILPYAIILVYFLKNAGTFMQAYYTAYIGQDTIRRFRDELLEKLLSLDMSFFNKYRTGELMSRTMNDIERIRTIVSTMIPEFIREIITAISLLCVVIYQSPRLAFFALIVLPVAAYPIITLAKKMKKISRKSQEKISDISSALNEIFTNIEIIKANNAQSYEHKRFADENFNFLKINLKATRIEQLVSPLMEMIGSIGVAMVIIIGGKEVINGTISIGSFFSFLSALFMLYTPIKRVVGIYSKLQDAIAASERTFELIDKKSSMLDGNLQIPDKINSIIFDNVRLKYDKKEVLKGINFEAKTSEMIAFVGSSGGGKTSIINLLMRFYDTNSGNIKINGINLKNFSINSIREKIGLVTQRIYIFNDTIANNVSYGKEYNEEAIINALKMANAYEFVSELDNGINTILDEFGTNLSGGQRQRIAIARALYKNPEILIFDEATSALDNESEKEITNAINRLKHTKIIFVIAHRLSTIQNADKIVVISNGVVAGFDTDENLSKNCDVYAKLKGKALV